The genomic DNA AGCTCGCCCATGCGCTGCAGGAACTCGTCCACGTGCGGCCGCTTCAGCACGTACACCTGGGGCGCAGAGGGGCAGGGGTGAGGGCAGCCCGCCCGcgcgcagcccagcccagcccagcccagcccagcccagcccttaCCCAGCCGTGTCCCCACGCCCAACCCAGAAGCCCCTCACCCAGCACCCCCCGCACCCACCCTGGGGGACGCCCGTGCCTCCCGGCTCACGGGCACTGTGCCCTCGACCCCAGCTGGTGCAGACGGCTCCCTGCCCCTGCCACCGTGGCTGGGAAGGGGGGCAGAGCGCTGCCTGCCCTACGCCACGGGGGTGAGGGGGCAGGACCCAGCGGTGCCAGCCGAGTGGGTGGGCTGGGGGGACACCACAGCCCTGGTGGCCCATCTGGGGTGAAGTGTCCAGCAGGCGCCGGAGCCAAGTAACCTAGAACAGGCTGACTGCCAAAACCACAGCCTATCCTGGATTACTTGAACCTGGCACCAGCCGCTGCAGGATGGGCATCCATAGGGCACCCCACCAGGATCCCTCTTTACCTGCTTCCCATGCTGGAAAGAGGGGTGGCCGCCCCAAAGCGCCAGTCCTGGCACCCTGCCACCCTCAACACAGGCACCTGCCCCCCTGTGCCAcctcctgccctgctctccctgcctcccaagTGCTGGGATGGCTCCTGGCACTCGCGGGTGGGGGAGAGGGCGAGGAGCTGAGCCCCCTGCCCACCAGGCAAGTCCCCATTACCTGGTGCATGATGCCATCGATTTCCACAGGAATGATGAAGTCAGCGTTGTTCACCGGCTGCAGAGGGCACAGCAGGGTCAGTGCGAGGTGCGCACCCCTGCCCAAACACCGCCCACCCCCTGCCTCCTGCGCACCCCGTGCCAGCCCTGGAGCCACCGTACTGCATCCTCCCTGGAGGTGCCTGCCTGGCCTGGCACCGGGACACCCCCGTCTGAGCTGGGAAggtggcagggctgtgctggacaTGGCCTGACGCTGGGCGCACAGGGCTGGTCATGGGTGCCTGGGGTGCAGGGTGCCGGTTTGGGTGGCACCGAAGCAGGCTGAGGCTGGGGCATGGGGCAGGAGGTGTGGGGTAGGGTGGCATGGGGCATGGGGGTGGGCAGGGTGGGGGCAGCGCCTGGGGCATCTCCCACCTTGAAGGAACTGTGCACCAGCGTCTCATCCAGGTCGATGACCACACACAGCTTGCTGGCGTCCTGCGGCTTGATCTCGGGCAGGAGGTGTTTGACGGCAGCCTGCGGTGGGGAGACACAgaccgggggctgggggggcggcaAGGAGCTCGCCTTCCTGCCCCCTGCCAGCccgagggaggagaggggaggtgggGGCAGGTCTCTTCTGCCCCCCGCATCCCCTTGCCTGGCACAGGGGAAGCGCTGGGGGAAGGTGGCCAGGGCTCGAGTGCATCCCGGAGCTGCACCCCAGAGCCAGCCGCGTCGCAGCCCTCCCCctgcaaagcctctgcccccgcgAGGGGTGCAGGCATGCCGGGTGCACGCGGGGGGGCCTGGCGGGGGGTACCTTGGGCACGGTGCCGTTCTCCTCCACCAGCAGCGGGGCGTTGTTGTTGACGGAGAAGTGCTCCGCGTCATCGTGGCACAGGCAGCAGAAGAGGGACTGGAAGATGCTGCGGCTCCGTGGCTTCTTGGTGGATGACGGACTCTGGGCACCTGCAGGGCCACGAGGGGGTTAATGGGCCGGGGGCACCAGCGAGCTGccaggatgcctgggtccccaccagctctggagggcagaggggtgctggGCTGGAGTCCTGGCGGCAAATGAGGTGAGTTTGGGCCTTCACTGGTTTATCTCCTCCCTGTTTCTCACCCCCAGCTCCTGCCCACCCCTGCTTGGCACAGCCGGGAACCCAAAAGCGGGTCTGTCCTCCGAGTGCCAGGTGGTCCCACACGGCTGAGCAACCTGAGAGCACCCAGGAGGGTCTCTACGAGACAGGACTGACCCCTTGCGCCCATCGTCTGCTTGTGGCGGCCAGTGGGGAACACGGCAGGGCTGCGCCAGGGCTCACCCACATCCGCCAGGGTCCCCagccacagcaccctggggtgcaaaCGGCTGGTGCCCCAGTTCTGGgtgggcactggggggggggttaCTGGGTGCCAGGCACAGTTGGTGGGCACAGGAGGTGCCAGGAGGGCTGCAAGCCCCCCTCCCTGGTGCCTTATCAGCTCTGAGCACACGTCCGGCCGCCCTTCCTCCCCACCGCGGCCCGCGCTGCTGCGCCGTGCCCTGCCAAGCCTGACGCAGGGGCAGAGCCGGCACGCAGGGAAACACAGATACTTAGAGAGGGCCCGGGAGGGACCACACGCAGCCCCTCACCCCGGGCACCCTCCCAGCCCTCAGCAACCCCAACTGGCACCTCGAGTGACCCCGGGGTGCCCCTGCCCCTTTGCACACGCTTGCCGTCCTACGCATTGCCGCGCTGCAGGAGACCCTAAAATAACAGAGCGGGCACAGCCCAAAAGTGAGGTCTGTATCCACCCTGGGCACCTCATGGGGCGGCGATGGGCGCCCTGGCTGAACCCCGTGGGAGCACAGCAGGGGCGCCAGCCCCCGCGCAGTGCCGTGGACTCGGGCCCCAGGCACGGCTGGGACTGAGGAGCGGATGTGCGCGTGGGCAAATCATCAACCACGCTGGCTCCTGCCCTGGCCACGGGCACCGAGCTCCTGTCACCCGCGCCAAGCACAGCCGGCGGGGCGGGAGCCCGCCAGCCCCTCCCGGTGGGCGACGCGCCCCCCCCAGGTGCCCCCCAGGTGCCGGCGGGAGACCCCAGGGCGCTCCGCGTGGGCCACCCCACGGGCACCGCTGCAGGACGAGGGCGGCAGGGCGGGCaccggccccggcggctgcgTCGGCACCGGCCGCCCGAGCccgcaggcagcaggcagcaggcagcggggggcggggccgcgtcCTGGCGGGGCCCGGGCAGCACACGCCATTGGTGGGCCGCCGCGTGGGCGGGGCCTCACCGAGGGGGTGGAGCTTACGGGCCCCTCTTTTCCCATCCCCTGTGCCACCAAGCGGGCCCCCTCATTGGCCGACCAGAGAGCGCCAGAGCTGCAAGCCAATCAGAACAAAGTTCCTCGCCTGGGCGCCATTCCCGGCGCCCCCATTGGCTGCTCAGCAGatagaggggaaactgaggcagaggggCAGCCGCTGCCCACCCGCCAGCCTGGGGGCAGAGCAGACCGGCTCCAGCCCCCCATGCCCACGAGACACCAGGGGCCagaccctccccccccaaaccccgtCCTTGCCCTGCGAATGGGGCCAGGATGAGGTCGGAGGCGGCCAGGAGCTGCAGttgccccccagcagcccccacaGGGCCCCCCAACCCGAGCGTGGGGCACCCCACAGCGGGGCActgggggccgggcccggggcgccgcgggctcaGCGGAGCCCTGACGAGCCCATCCGGCGGGGCGCCCACGGGCAAGGGCAGGCGTggcggggcgccgtggggcagcagccCCCCGCCGGGGACGGGCCCGGTTCCCATGCCTgctccccagcccggcccggcccggccctgccagcTCCCCAGGCCCGCGGGGAGCGCCCCGGCCttgccccctgcccaggcagcggGGACGGGCACCGCTCCCCCTGCACGGCCCCGTTTtggggtgatggagcagctcagggGAAGGCGCCGCAGTCCTCCGTCCCCTCTGCCGGAGGTGCCCCGCTGTGCCCTGCCCTGGGCCGCAGCACGGCGCCCGGTCTCAGCCCccttcctgcctcagtttccccgctcGCCACCGGTGTCCGGCTCAGCCAGCTCTGGAGGAAACGGCCCCGAGACGCCAAACGCCGGCGCCTCAGCAGTCCCCCTccgtgcccggcccggccctggcaGTCCCCGAAGCCCTGGCACCCCGGGGTCACTGACAGCGTCCGGGGGGACGCGGCCTCCCCCGTGCAGGTAGAGGCAGCtaacctcccccccccagctctgccccctttgcccagCGCACCCGGCTCGAGGGTCCCGGCTCACCCAGGCTGCGTCGGGACGTGCCCAGGGGATCGGGTCAGACCTGCTAGCCTGAGACCGCCTGCAGCTCATCACACACTCCGGGAGCAACCATGCCCGGGCACCCAACACCCACCCCGCCCCCCAATcctccctgcacccatccctttGCCAGGTCCCCCGGACCCCCCGAGGGCTGCCCGACACGTCCTGCCCGGACCCACAGTGACACCCCCTTCCCGGGGGGCAGCTCCTGCACCGGGGGGGGTCCCCCGAAAGGAGGCGGGAGGGCAAAGCCCCGGCgggggagcccggcccgggcCAGCCCCGCAGCCTCCCCCCACCCGTGGGGTGCTCCTGTGGGGCGACGGGCCCccacacccggggggggggggagacctgCGGCtgccgcgcccccgccccgcagTGACAggcaccggggtgggggggagccgcTCCGGGGGGCGGatcccgggcggggggggcagtGATTTATTTTCAGGTTTCGCAtttttgcccccccccgccccccccggcggttccccaaagggaaaggaagcggggccggggggggggggcgcgttaCCTTTCTCCTGCAGCGGCGCGGCCGCCTCCTCCTTGCTGACCTGGGTGATGATGGACTGGTGGTCCAtgggcccgcggggagggggcccgcgccggccccccgctCGCCCCCCCGCAgcgaggggggagggggcaaaggcggcccgcggggagggggcgagcggagcggggggaaggagggagcgagcgagcgagcggagcggcgcggcgccgcggagGAAACTTTGTTACAACATGGAGTTTCCTCTGCACAATTTTTGCTACAAACATGGAACCCGGACGCGGTTTCAAGGAACCCCTTAAAAGGGCAACgccagccccccccgcccccgccccgccgcgggggggcccGCCGGCCGCAAGCgagaggcggccgcggcgcggggggggaggggggtcctgCCCCCGCCGGGGTGACCCGCtctgcgggggggcgggggggcgcgctGGCCCCTCACAGCACCCAAAGGTGCCGCCGGGGGGTGCAGCAGGGCTCCCGGCTCTGGGGGTGGCGGGAGGTCGCTGCACCCCCCCCACCTTGCACGctgtggggggtgggggtggctcCAGGCACGGGGTTTGCACCCCTCGGCTGGGTTTGGGGTCCCTCCGCCCCGGGAGGGGCAATGCGATGGGGCGACGGGTGCTGAATGAACGGCcgactgctttttccttcttccccactTTCCTTCTCCTGTAATCCCTtgtgtcccccccgtcccccccccccccgggggctctCTACAGCCACTCtccaaaaagcagcagcttttaccAGAAGTTTGAGGCAGCCACAGCCCCCCCCGGGAGGAGCTGGCTCCCCAAGCCCCTGTGCGCTGACATTCCCGGATGAGTCCCGGCACTGGCTCAGCACCTTCCCTGCCCGCGAGCTGGGAAGCCTGAATGGCTCCCACCAGGGCAGCTTTGCACCGGACCGCTGCCGCCCAGGGTGAGAAGGTGCAGGATGGGGCCAGTCCCAGGGAGCACGTCCACGGCAGGGACTGGCGGTGGAGGGGGCCGCTCCGGGCggtgggagatggccctgctctGAGGGCACCGCTCAAGGCAGCTTCAGGTCCCTGGCCCTGGTCACCTCCTGCCTCTCCACACAGGAGCCGGCGACGCGGCACCTTCCCTCGCTGGAAGAGCAGGTTGGAAATCTCCCGCCTGAACCTGCTTGGAGTTCTTTCACCTCGCTCGGCGGTGGGTTGGGATCTCGAGGGTCTGCAAAAGGCCTTCTCTGGCCCGAGGGAGTCCAGGAGCGCTCCGGTGCGGCAGCACCGCCAGGCAGCCGTCCTGCCTGTCACTGTCCTGCCCCATGGAGGGAGCAGCCTCCGGGGCGCCAGACCCACTGCAAATGGGGGGCACAGAGAGACAGCTGCACGTGCCCGGGGGAGCCCCACCGGGAAATGGGGGTCCCTGCTCCCTCCACAGCCTCCCCAGCGCAGAACGGCACCGCCACCCTCGTGGCAAAAACCAGGCTGCCCCAGCCCATCTCTGTGCAAAATCCCCGGGTTTTAGCATGTTCACGGAGCCCAGAGCCGGTGGCCAGGCCAGTGCTTGGAGGCGAAGCTGAGGCCCACAGAGCGGCCAGGCGGCGGTGCCTGCCGGGGAACCAGGCTGCGGCTCCACAGGACCCGGCAGGCGCTGGAAACGCCGGGGGATCCGAGGCCGGTTGGTGCTGCCGGCCGCTAGTCTGGTTCCCGCGCAGGGCGGTGTGACAAGCCGCGGGGAGCTGGGACACCTCGTCCTCCCGGCTCCTCCACGTGCCTTGGCGAGGGGCGACGGCcagccccgtgcctcagtttccctgccccTCCGCAGCAGGGGCACCGCCACACTGGGTAGGGAGCAATTTCCCCTCACTGGGgacccagtgctgccctcctaccccagctggaggaagaggaagaggctgTGCTTCCTCCAGTCTCTATTTTGGGTGGATCAGCACAGCTCCTCTTGCCCAGGTGGGGCCGGTGCCGCCAGCGGGACGCCTGGCTCGCGCCCAGCAGGGTGGCAGGGCCTGTCTCCACTGCCGGCAGGCGTGAGAGGATGCACGTGGAAGCTGCTCACACTGTGCCCCGCGGCACCCACGGCCCTTTCCCTGTGCACCGGATCTGCCGTGCCAGGCTCAGAGCGGGGACGGGCGAGGAGGCAGAGCTGGCCCCGCTGGTGCTCCGCAGCTGGCTGCTGGCAACCCTGGGCCAGGCAGGACATGGCATTTCTAATGATCCAGCCTTGGTcaaaccctcctcttcctccccgcaTGCTCCCTGCCCCGACCAGCCCGTTTGGAAGCACCAGCTCTCTAGGCTCAGCCCCAGCTCATCCCGGCCCTGCCTGTCCTCTAATTAATGTCATTAGGAAGCTATCAAGGCCAGGAGTGtcccggtggcagcagcagcagcaaggggtcCTCGGCTGGAGCTGTTGCCACCCTACCCGGGGCAGGCTGGGGACACACGGCTGGTGGGGACCCGGGCCTCATCGTGCCCGTGGGACAAGCAGCTGGCCGGAGGGCAGGAGCGAGCCCATCCTCTCCGGGGACCGTGCTGCCACCGCGAAGGTCTCTGTGCATCTTTGCGGTTGCTTCTCTCACCACCCAGGCTGGGTTGGGGGGTGCCTGGGGGgtccctccttcccacagcacggGTCCCGCCAGCCCTCAGCCCCCTGGCAAGGGCTTGGGGCTCGGCACCCCcgtcccctcctgtcccctctgctcccagcaagACCGAGATGGCAAGTCCCGGCGAGCCCCGTGCTGCTGCTGAGGCCAAGGCGGGTGGCGGGTGCTGCGGTgcccagggtggggggggcccaggcCGGGGCGGGCAGCCCCCCCCGGGGAGCCCCCGCCTTTCGGTGGGGCCCACCGCTTTGGCTCCTCCTTCAAGCAGCCTCCGAGCAACCCGAGGCCGGGCCaacggggaggcgggggggggaggacccgCCCCACCCCGCGCCGGGCGTCGCCCTTTTAAGGAAGGGGAAATTCTTCACATAAaca from Apteryx mantelli isolate bAptMan1 chromosome 6, bAptMan1.hap1, whole genome shotgun sequence includes the following:
- the CTDSP1 gene encoding carboxy-terminal domain RNA polymerase II polypeptide A small phosphatase 1, coding for MDHQSIITQVSKEEAAAPLQEKGAQSPSSTKKPRSRSIFQSLFCCLCHDDAEHFSVNNNAPLLVEENGTVPKAAVKHLLPEIKPQDASKLCVVIDLDETLVHSSFKPVNNADFIIPVEIDGIMHQVYVLKRPHVDEFLQRMGELFECVLFTASLAKYADPVADLLDKWGAFRARLFRESCVFHRGNYVKDLSRLGRDLRRIIIVDNSPASYIFHPDNAVPVASWFDNMADTELLDLLPFFERLSKVDDVYTVLKKHRTNS